The Desulfovulcanus ferrireducens genome includes a window with the following:
- a CDS encoding LysR family transcriptional regulator codes for MTLRELELFLALAKNPHLTKVAKENWLSQSAVSMAIKSLECKLGEKLFDRINKRLILNEKGRMFYQEVEPLVLSLKEAENFFKKEKLSGHLKIGASNTIADYILPQIIYSFLDNFREVKIDIETGNSNDIVYLIEKGRVDIGFVEGEFNSDYIKKEILGEDELVVLTGDKKLASKKEYHIDELLKKKWIMREKGSGTREIFFKYLGEYAKELNIFMELDHTEAIKLVLNSRDCLSCLSRFSVKEECINKKLFKLSIKGVSFKRLFYLICHQNKYQSYLLKEFILFVKKEFRTVISAAEIA; via the coding sequence ATGACTCTGAGAGAATTAGAACTTTTTTTGGCTTTGGCTAAAAATCCTCATCTAACTAAGGTTGCAAAAGAAAATTGGCTAAGCCAATCAGCCGTTTCAATGGCAATTAAATCCTTGGAGTGTAAACTAGGAGAAAAACTATTTGATAGGATAAATAAGAGGCTGATTTTAAATGAGAAGGGGCGAATGTTTTATCAAGAGGTTGAGCCTCTTGTATTGAGCTTAAAAGAAGCTGAAAATTTTTTTAAAAAAGAGAAATTAAGTGGACACTTAAAGATTGGAGCAAGTAATACGATTGCTGATTATATCTTGCCGCAAATTATTTATAGTTTTTTAGACAACTTTAGAGAGGTAAAGATAGATATTGAAACAGGTAATAGCAATGATATCGTCTATCTTATAGAAAAAGGAAGGGTTGATATAGGATTTGTAGAAGGGGAATTTAACAGTGACTATATTAAAAAAGAAATTTTAGGGGAAGATGAGTTAGTGGTGCTAACAGGGGATAAAAAATTAGCATCAAAAAAAGAGTATCATATTGATGAGCTACTCAAGAAAAAATGGATTATGAGAGAAAAGGGATCCGGAACAAGGGAGATTTTTTTTAAATATTTAGGTGAATATGCAAAGGAACTGAATATTTTTATGGAGTTGGATCATACAGAAGCAATAAAATTGGTTCTTAACAGTAGAGATTGCCTTAGTTGTCTCTCAAGATTTAGTGTAAAAGAAGAATGCATTAACAAGAAATTGTTTAAGTTAAGTATAAAAGGTGTTAGCTTTAAAAGATTATTTTACCTAATTTGTCATCAGAATAAATATCAG
- a CDS encoding YeiH family protein produces MAFSAKNRANTLNGVWFVALFAIAALYLSELPGFRHLGISPLIIGIVLGMIYANTLRNKLPEAWVPGILFSTKVLLRVAIMLYGFRITFQDIITIGLPGLVVSITMVTTTFILGSYLGIKLFKLDKDIAILTAAGSSVCGAAAVLATEPVLKSEPYKSAIAVSTVILFGTIAMFLYPTLYKANFLNMDLKTFGIYIGGTLHEVAHTVAAGNAISDITSNNAVIVKMMRVMMIAPLLIILSIWLAKQNHNIKGDKKTKISIPWFAIIFVMVAGFNSLNILPKAAVKTINDLDTFALTMAMSALGMETSFRKFKGVGLKPIYLALIMFLWLIFGGYFITKNVVAIF; encoded by the coding sequence ATGGCATTTAGCGCAAAAAACAGAGCTAACACTTTAAATGGGGTGTGGTTTGTCGCCCTGTTTGCAATCGCGGCACTATATTTGTCAGAACTCCCCGGTTTCAGGCACCTTGGCATCAGCCCCTTAATTATCGGCATCGTCTTGGGCATGATTTATGCGAATACTTTAAGAAACAAACTCCCAGAGGCCTGGGTGCCTGGGATTTTATTTTCAACCAAAGTACTTCTTAGAGTGGCTATAATGCTTTATGGGTTTAGAATTACATTCCAAGATATCATCACAATTGGACTACCAGGACTGGTTGTCAGCATTACTATGGTTACGACAACTTTTATATTAGGCTCATATCTTGGCATTAAATTATTTAAGCTTGACAAAGATATTGCAATATTAACAGCTGCTGGTAGTTCTGTTTGTGGTGCAGCAGCTGTCCTTGCTACGGAACCGGTTTTGAAATCAGAACCTTACAAAAGTGCAATAGCAGTCTCAACAGTTATATTGTTTGGTACTATTGCTATGTTTCTATATCCTACCCTGTATAAAGCAAACTTTTTGAATATGGATTTAAAAACTTTTGGAATATATATTGGTGGAACACTACACGAAGTAGCTCATACTGTTGCTGCAGGAAATGCTATCTCAGATATAACCTCCAACAATGCGGTCATTGTAAAAATGATGAGGGTTATGATGATAGCACCACTTTTAATCATTCTTAGTATTTGGCTAGCAAAACAAAATCATAACATTAAAGGCGACAAAAAAACAAAGATTTCTATTCCATGGTTTGCTATTATATTTGTTATGGTCGCAGGATTTAATTCTTTAAATATCCTTCCAAAAGCCGCGGTCAAGACCATTAATGATCTTGATACATTTGCCCTGACAATGGCAATGAGTGCTCTGGGCATGGAAACGAGTTTCAGAAAATTTAAAGGAGTCGGACTAAAACCTATTTATTTGGCCCTTATTATGTTTTTATGGTTGATTTTTGGAGGATATTTTATAACAAAAAATGTAGTTGCGATTTTTTAA
- a CDS encoding DsrE family protein, whose protein sequence is MEVKVVFHLDWDEEDRLIMALNNITNLLKEVPAEDASIYLVANGVAVRLFQREQARQHASRIEELSKAGVRFFVCNNSLRNLDIDREELFKQCEVVPAGVMELIRLQAEGCAYIKP, encoded by the coding sequence ATGGAAGTCAAAGTCGTTTTCCATCTGGATTGGGATGAAGAGGACAGGCTCATTATGGCTCTTAACAACATCACTAACCTTCTAAAAGAGGTCCCCGCTGAAGATGCCAGTATTTATCTGGTAGCTAACGGTGTTGCGGTCAGGTTATTTCAGCGTGAACAAGCCAGGCAGCACGCCTCCCGTATCGAAGAACTATCTAAGGCAGGTGTTCGATTTTTTGTCTGTAATAACTCACTCCGCAACCTGGATATTGACCGGGAAGAGCTTTTCAAACAATGCGAAGTGGTACCGGCAGGTGTCATGGAGTTGATCAGGCTACAGGCTGAGGGATGTGCCTACATTAAACCCTAA
- a CDS encoding cell division protein FtsX produces the protein MRIIGHLLVRGIKNLAENKGAQFLTIGAVTLVAFLCGFFMLVLFNFQHIIGSTQNKVQFQIYWERGMPLSEVHKVWDQIASWTVVKSIKTFTPEQALQMLTQTFSDDESSSSSEYVSLLADNNPLPPTALVEVELSAHSDAGRSEGADQAKTLLDRLKSLPGVDRVNFNPLQVDLARTWLKIVHVVVWPLIVFLLSLMGMVVGNTLRLFHLSHQEEVEILNLIGASRAYIQLPILIAGALQSLIGGGLALIMLKLTHLVAQKMLYVPPFWLKISFLPLPYVGIFLAVLILVGIISGLLAGQSSYS, from the coding sequence ATGCGCATCATTGGTCACCTCTTGGTTCGGGGCATTAAAAATTTGGCTGAGAATAAAGGGGCGCAGTTCTTGACCATAGGCGCAGTCACTCTGGTGGCCTTTTTGTGCGGTTTTTTTATGCTCGTGTTATTTAATTTTCAGCACATAATCGGATCAACTCAAAACAAAGTCCAATTTCAAATCTACTGGGAAAGGGGGATGCCTTTATCCGAGGTGCACAAAGTTTGGGATCAAATCGCATCCTGGACTGTGGTTAAGTCGATCAAGACATTTACTCCTGAGCAGGCCTTGCAAATGCTGACTCAAACCTTTTCAGATGATGAGAGCAGCTCAAGCAGTGAGTACGTTAGTCTTTTGGCTGATAATAATCCTCTTCCACCAACTGCTTTGGTGGAAGTAGAGTTATCGGCTCATAGTGACGCTGGCAGGAGCGAGGGTGCTGATCAGGCCAAGACCCTTCTGGACAGGTTAAAGAGTTTGCCGGGGGTGGACAGGGTGAACTTTAATCCTTTGCAAGTTGATCTGGCCAGAACCTGGCTAAAAATAGTACATGTAGTGGTTTGGCCTTTGATTGTGTTTTTGTTGTCTTTAATGGGGATGGTAGTAGGCAATACTTTGCGTCTATTTCACTTAAGCCATCAGGAAGAAGTGGAGATTTTAAACTTGATCGGGGCAAGCAGAGCCTACATCCAACTCCCCATACTTATTGCCGGTGCCCTTCAGAGTCTGATTGGTGGCGGTCTGGCGTTGATTATGCTGAAGTTAACGCATTTGGTAGCACAAAAAATGCTTTATGTGCCCCCTTTCTGGCTAAAGATTAGTTTTTTACCCTTGCCTTATGTAGGGATTTTTTTGGCGGTGCTGATTTTGGTGGGAATAATTAGTGGGCTGTTAGCTGGACAGAGTTCGTATTCGTAA
- the ftsE gene encoding cell division ATP-binding protein FtsE, whose translation MIQVKHLSYNFGRYWALKNISFELDKGDFLFLTGPSGAGKTTLLRILHGSLPVTRGHVQVAGFDLKKLPVRKHYLLRRRVSIVFQDFKILTRKTVWDNVALPLQVRGMSRMHIQKRVRAVLRSLRLDHKAECLGQELSGGEQQRVAVARAIVVNPRVLLADEPTGNLDKDLAWQLLEVFHQFHIHGTTIVFATHNEEIIASNPQSKVLKLYQGQIVEASWALEEKT comes from the coding sequence ATGATTCAAGTTAAGCATTTATCTTATAATTTTGGGCGTTATTGGGCGTTGAAAAATATTTCCTTTGAGTTAGACAAAGGGGATTTTCTTTTTCTTACAGGCCCTTCAGGAGCAGGAAAAACCACTTTATTGCGTATCCTCCATGGTAGCTTGCCTGTTACAAGAGGGCATGTGCAGGTGGCTGGTTTTGACCTGAAAAAACTGCCAGTTCGTAAGCACTATCTTCTGCGTCGACGGGTGAGCATTGTTTTTCAAGACTTTAAGATTTTGACTCGCAAGACTGTCTGGGACAATGTGGCTTTGCCCCTGCAGGTTAGAGGCATGTCGAGAATGCACATCCAAAAAAGGGTTAGAGCAGTGCTTAGGAGCCTGCGCCTTGATCATAAGGCAGAGTGTCTTGGCCAGGAATTGTCCGGAGGTGAACAGCAACGGGTGGCTGTAGCCAGAGCTATAGTGGTCAATCCCAGGGTTCTTTTGGCTGATGAGCCAACGGGCAACTTGGATAAGGATCTGGCCTGGCAGCTTCTGGAAGTATTTCATCAATTTCATATTCATGGAACAACGATAGTTTTTGCCACACACAATGAAGAAATTATAGCCAGCAACCCGCAGTCCAAAGTGTTGAAGCTCTATCAAGGGCAGATTGTAGAGGCCAGTTGGGCTTTGGAGGAGAAGACATAA
- a CDS encoding tetratricopeptide repeat protein — translation MLDKGKPVLVADDIQPARETMVNILRVLGFKNIVQAANGEEAWELLQDNPDVELIISDWKMPRMDGVEFLRKLRRDSRWQDVPFLFVTSKSEREDVALASDLGISGYLVKPVTIGSFIEKLKKLDQDSSQNVWKEAFKGARRLGGEGKFDEAEHKLRELIEEFPALEPRIYLEIAHLYAQKENWYEAEKMAANALTVNPLMVRAWFFKAQMQGKQKRWEEAIETAKQALEISPKNTEYILFIGEAYLNINDLTKAREYFIMAINNDPKDNELKEIIWNTYLKYDLVQEVQADFGPLLFTSLTVDTLNNFALALRRQGSPQDALDVYKLALKKEPENQKILYNISVAYLNVNRTDSAIKYLQKAVQINPEFHQAQELLDKLSS, via the coding sequence ATGCTCGATAAGGGAAAACCAGTATTAGTAGCGGATGATATTCAGCCGGCGAGAGAGACTATGGTTAATATCTTACGGGTGCTGGGGTTTAAAAACATCGTTCAGGCAGCCAATGGTGAGGAAGCTTGGGAGCTTTTGCAAGACAATCCAGATGTTGAACTTATTATTTCGGATTGGAAGATGCCTAGAATGGACGGGGTTGAATTTTTGCGTAAACTACGCAGAGACTCAAGATGGCAGGATGTTCCTTTTTTATTTGTAACTTCAAAGAGTGAAAGGGAAGATGTCGCCCTGGCCTCGGATTTGGGAATAAGCGGTTATTTGGTTAAGCCCGTAACCATCGGTTCTTTTATTGAGAAGTTGAAGAAATTGGACCAAGACAGTTCGCAAAATGTTTGGAAGGAAGCATTTAAAGGTGCACGGAGATTAGGAGGGGAAGGAAAATTTGACGAGGCAGAACACAAGCTTAGGGAGTTGATAGAGGAGTTTCCTGCGTTAGAACCACGAATTTATCTTGAAATCGCCCACCTATATGCTCAAAAAGAAAATTGGTATGAGGCGGAAAAGATGGCGGCCAATGCCTTGACGGTTAATCCTCTTATGGTCAGGGCATGGTTTTTCAAAGCCCAAATGCAAGGAAAACAAAAGAGATGGGAAGAGGCTATTGAGACCGCAAAGCAGGCTTTGGAAATAAGTCCTAAGAATACGGAATACATCTTGTTTATTGGAGAGGCCTATTTAAATATAAACGACCTGACCAAGGCCAGAGAATATTTTATAATGGCTATAAATAACGATCCCAAGGATAATGAACTAAAAGAGATTATCTGGAATACATATCTAAAATATGACCTTGTTCAGGAAGTGCAGGCAGATTTTGGCCCTCTTTTGTTTACTTCATTGACTGTCGATACCTTGAATAATTTTGCATTGGCCCTGCGTAGACAGGGAAGCCCTCAAGATGCTTTGGACGTATATAAGCTTGCTCTGAAAAAAGAGCCAGAGAATCAAAAGATATTATATAATATTTCAGTGGCTTATCTAAACGTCAACCGGACCGATAGCGCTATAAAGTATTTGCAAAAGGCAGTTCAAATAAACCCCGAATTCCACCAAGCTCAAGAACTGCTTGATAAATTGTCCTCTTAA
- a CDS encoding GAF domain-containing sensor histidine kinase yields the protein MQVDQDRDRCKLEFIRRVINVLTDSRLRLTQKLDQSLALILKKISARQGSIMLLDKEHNQLLILAATKKDIIGKSQPIDRRAISGYVFESGQPLLIEDINKDPRFKPAVSRSKNYRTDSLLCVPLISQRQDVIGVINASDRLDDTSFSQSDLGLLIDFAAYLSPLVENSYLLHKLKEEREKYKSLAQELELKQKELMITYTERSELVQMVVHDFKSPISAVISNLDLLKYMGLREDQDPIVNTAMEGAEKLLEMINEFLEVAKLDQWQEGKGKLEPVALAPIVRQEVEGIDPIARVKGIDIQITNKEDVLVLGDPTLLSHLLQNLLSNAVKYTPQEGKARVFWEVQTGKRRTDRHDRIVKLCVQDNGPGVPDELKKVIFNRFTRAKSHKNIQGTGIGLFICSRIANLLGGKIWVEDVKGAQAKGSRFCVTLYALENGHAR from the coding sequence ATGCAAGTGGATCAGGATCGAGATCGATGCAAACTGGAGTTTATCCGTAGGGTAATAAATGTCTTAACTGATTCCAGGTTAAGATTGACCCAGAAGTTGGACCAGAGCCTGGCCTTGATTCTCAAGAAGATTTCGGCCAGGCAGGGGTCCATTATGCTTCTGGACAAGGAGCACAATCAATTACTGATCCTTGCTGCGACCAAAAAGGACATAATTGGCAAGAGCCAACCAATTGATCGCAGAGCCATCTCAGGATATGTATTCGAATCTGGCCAGCCTCTTTTGATTGAAGATATCAATAAAGATCCTCGATTTAAGCCTGCAGTCTCCAGGTCAAAGAATTACCGCACCGATTCTTTGCTTTGTGTTCCCCTAATTTCCCAACGTCAGGATGTTATTGGCGTGATCAATGCCTCTGATCGCTTGGATGATACTTCCTTTTCCCAAAGCGATCTTGGTTTGTTGATAGATTTTGCTGCCTATCTTTCCCCCCTGGTGGAGAATTCTTATTTGCTACACAAGCTAAAAGAAGAGAGGGAGAAGTATAAAAGTCTGGCCCAGGAGTTGGAGTTAAAGCAAAAAGAACTTATGATTACTTACACAGAACGCTCTGAATTGGTCCAGATGGTGGTACACGACTTTAAAAGCCCTATTTCGGCAGTTATTTCTAATTTGGATTTGTTGAAATATATGGGTTTAAGAGAGGACCAAGATCCTATTGTGAATACGGCTATGGAGGGTGCGGAGAAACTTTTAGAAATGATTAATGAATTTCTGGAGGTAGCCAAGTTAGATCAGTGGCAGGAAGGCAAAGGAAAATTAGAACCTGTAGCTCTTGCTCCGATTGTTAGACAGGAGGTAGAGGGAATAGACCCTATAGCCAGGGTCAAGGGGATTGATATCCAAATTACTAATAAAGAAGATGTCTTGGTGTTAGGTGATCCAACCCTTCTAAGCCATCTTTTGCAAAATCTTTTGTCCAATGCAGTGAAGTATACTCCGCAGGAAGGAAAAGCACGTGTTTTTTGGGAGGTCCAAACAGGCAAACGCAGGACGGATAGGCATGATAGAATTGTAAAACTTTGCGTTCAGGATAACGGTCCTGGTGTACCTGATGAACTAAAAAAAGTTATTTTTAATCGATTTACAAGGGCAAAGAGCCACAAGAATATTCAAGGTACAGGTATTGGCCTTTTTATTTGTAGTCGTATTGCAAATCTGTTGGGGGGGAAGATCTGGGTAGAGGATGTGAAAGGTGCTCAGGCCAAAGGAAGTCGTTTTTGTGTAACTTTATATGCTTTGGAGAATGGCCATGCTCGATAA
- a CDS encoding vitamin B12-dependent ribonucleotide reductase, translating into MDKLKVPTDLPEPLLSPNAKIVLTKRYLRKGPDGEPVEDFKGLFWRVAYSIAREEEKYEKSPFKVDELARIFYHLMVEFKFLPNSPTLMNAGTKLGQLAACFVLPVGDSMEEIFDAIKYAALIHKSGGGTGFSFSRLRPKDSRVGSTGGIASGPLSFLKIFNTATEQVKQGGTRRGANMGILRVDHPDILDFIKAKERDGELNNFNLSVALTERFMQAVENDEEYELVAPHTGQVKKKLRAREVFSLLVQKAWESGDPGIIFLDRINRDNPTPKQGEIESTNPCGEQPLLPYEACNLGSINLTKFYASDAEDGIDWERLKEVVHLSVRFLDNVIDASKYPLPIITETVHKNRKIGLGVMGWADLLFQLGIPYNSQKALNLAEKVMNFIQKESRSASKTLAMERGPFPAYADSVYAEQNFGPYRNATTTTIAPTGTLSIIAGCSSGIEPLFALSFVRQVMDGERLLEVNPYFEQAIKEAQSYTPKLMEEISQKGSIQHMDFLDQNLREVFVTAMDIEPEYHLKMQAAFQKYTDNAVSKTVNLPNSATQEDIWRIYWLAYELGCKGVTVYRDGSKSTQVLSTGEGAKKEEEKDSQSRVRERPEVVYGFTQKVKTGLGDLYLTVNEVDGKPFEVFATIGRSGRSITAKAEAIGRLVSLALRSGIDVRDVVKQLKGIGGEHPVFQKKGLLLSIPDAVAWVLENRYLQGDMVDADDKSLDRPKCPECGQKLYFQEGCFVCHACGYTKCG; encoded by the coding sequence ATGGATAAACTTAAAGTTCCAACTGATTTGCCTGAACCACTACTGAGTCCTAATGCCAAGATTGTCCTTACTAAAAGATATTTACGCAAAGGACCTGACGGAGAGCCGGTGGAAGACTTTAAGGGTCTTTTTTGGCGTGTGGCTTATAGTATCGCCCGGGAGGAAGAAAAGTATGAAAAGTCTCCGTTCAAGGTCGATGAGCTAGCCAGAATTTTTTATCACTTAATGGTGGAGTTTAAGTTTTTACCAAATTCCCCCACGCTTATGAATGCTGGCACCAAACTCGGCCAATTAGCTGCCTGTTTTGTCCTGCCCGTAGGGGATTCAATGGAGGAGATATTCGATGCCATAAAGTATGCAGCATTGATCCATAAATCAGGAGGCGGGACAGGTTTTTCTTTTTCCAGGTTAAGACCCAAGGATAGCCGGGTTGGCTCCACAGGGGGCATTGCCTCAGGACCTCTTTCTTTCTTAAAGATTTTCAACACCGCTACAGAACAGGTGAAGCAAGGTGGAACCCGCCGGGGAGCAAACATGGGCATTTTGCGTGTGGACCATCCAGATATTCTGGATTTTATCAAGGCTAAGGAAAGGGATGGCGAGTTAAATAATTTTAATCTTTCTGTGGCGTTGACTGAGAGGTTTATGCAGGCTGTGGAAAATGATGAGGAGTACGAGCTGGTTGCTCCCCATACCGGCCAAGTGAAGAAGAAGCTTAGGGCGCGGGAGGTATTTTCTCTTTTAGTTCAAAAGGCATGGGAAAGCGGTGATCCCGGGATCATCTTTCTTGATCGCATCAATAGGGACAACCCGACCCCAAAACAAGGTGAAATAGAGAGTACAAATCCATGTGGAGAGCAGCCGCTTCTTCCCTATGAAGCCTGCAACCTGGGTTCTATCAACTTGACCAAATTTTATGCCAGTGATGCCGAGGACGGTATTGACTGGGAGAGATTGAAAGAAGTTGTGCATTTGAGTGTGCGTTTCCTGGATAATGTTATTGACGCCTCTAAATATCCCTTGCCTATTATTACCGAGACCGTACACAAAAATCGTAAAATAGGTCTGGGGGTCATGGGCTGGGCCGACCTCTTATTTCAATTGGGCATTCCTTATAATAGTCAAAAGGCCCTGAATCTGGCGGAAAAGGTCATGAATTTTATTCAGAAAGAATCTAGATCGGCATCTAAAACTTTGGCCATGGAGCGGGGTCCGTTTCCTGCCTATGCTGACTCGGTCTATGCCGAGCAAAACTTCGGACCTTATCGTAATGCGACCACTACTACCATTGCCCCCACGGGAACGCTGTCCATTATTGCCGGTTGCTCGTCAGGTATTGAACCCTTGTTTGCCCTAAGCTTTGTCCGTCAGGTTATGGATGGAGAGAGACTGCTTGAGGTTAATCCATATTTTGAGCAGGCCATAAAAGAGGCCCAAAGTTACACTCCTAAGCTTATGGAGGAGATTAGCCAGAAGGGTAGTATTCAACACATGGACTTTCTGGATCAGAATTTGCGGGAAGTTTTTGTCACGGCCATGGATATTGAGCCGGAATATCATTTGAAGATGCAGGCTGCGTTCCAAAAGTATACTGATAATGCAGTGTCAAAGACTGTAAATCTGCCCAATTCAGCTACTCAGGAAGATATCTGGAGAATTTACTGGCTGGCCTATGAATTGGGATGCAAAGGAGTTACTGTCTATCGCGATGGCTCTAAGAGTACGCAAGTTCTCAGTACTGGCGAGGGAGCTAAAAAGGAAGAGGAAAAAGATAGTCAGTCCCGCGTGCGTGAGCGGCCAGAAGTAGTTTATGGGTTTACGCAGAAGGTAAAAACCGGATTGGGGGATTTATATCTAACCGTCAATGAAGTGGATGGTAAGCCATTTGAGGTGTTTGCCACTATTGGCCGCTCAGGACGGTCCATCACGGCCAAGGCCGAGGCCATCGGCCGTCTGGTTTCTCTGGCGCTTCGATCAGGCATTGATGTCCGTGATGTAGTTAAGCAACTTAAAGGCATTGGTGGTGAACACCCTGTGTTTCAGAAGAAAGGTTTGCTGTTGTCTATTCCGGACGCGGTGGCCTGGGTTTTGGAGAACAGATATCTCCAGGGTGATATGGTAGACGCGGATGACAAGAGCCTGGATAGACCCAAGTGTCCGGAGTGTGGTCAGAAACTTTATTTTCAGGAAGGCTGTTTTGTGTGTCACGCCTGTGGTTACACGAAATGTGGTTAG
- a CDS encoding response regulator, producing the protein MQDKEKILVIDDEEPTLNMFELFLQAYGFEVVTATSGEQGLELFKSCHPAIVLTDIKMPGMDGLQVLKKIKEMRPGTEVIVITGHGDMDLAIRALNLDATDFINKPIGRENLEKALARARERIALSKAKQKEITLKIENGKAIINICGHVNALSASILNDTFQNSLLNNVQKLVYVFKKSTTINGAGIAALSEIFTQARKKGLEIFVVNLPENFQKVFQVLGLNKKVCMVDKIEHIDKNKH; encoded by the coding sequence ATGCAAGACAAGGAAAAAATTTTAGTTATAGATGATGAGGAACCAACTCTGAATATGTTTGAGCTTTTTTTGCAGGCCTATGGGTTTGAGGTAGTTACTGCAACCAGCGGAGAACAGGGGCTGGAGTTGTTTAAATCCTGTCACCCAGCCATTGTCTTAACAGATATAAAAATGCCAGGCATGGATGGCTTGCAGGTATTAAAAAAAATTAAAGAGATGAGGCCCGGGACAGAGGTTATTGTCATTACAGGCCATGGGGATATGGATTTGGCCATCAGGGCTTTAAATCTGGATGCTACGGATTTTATAAACAAGCCCATTGGTCGGGAAAATCTGGAGAAGGCGCTTGCCAGGGCTAGGGAAAGGATTGCTCTTTCTAAAGCCAAGCAAAAAGAGATTACCTTAAAAATTGAAAATGGCAAGGCTATTATAAATATATGTGGCCATGTTAATGCCTTATCAGCCTCAATTTTAAATGATACTTTTCAGAATTCTCTTCTGAACAATGTGCAAAAATTAGTGTATGTTTTTAAAAAAAGTACAACTATTAACGGAGCAGGCATTGCTGCACTTTCAGAAATTTTTACCCAGGCCAGGAAAAAGGGGTTGGAAATTTTTGTAGTTAATTTGCCAGAAAATTTTCAAAAAGTGTTTCAAGTGTTGGGTCTAAACAAAAAGGTCTGCATGGTAGACAAAATTGAACACATAGATAAAAATAAGCACTAG